In Chthoniobacterales bacterium, the sequence CTGCTGGCCAATCGCGCCGAGCGCACGCCGCTGGCGCCGGGCTACGGGCATTTTGCGCCGGGCGAGGCCGGGTAAGTTTTTCGGGTTGTCAGCCGTTCCGGAAATCTGGCTGATAGGACGCTACGCCGCGCATGATCCGACTCAACTATCATCCCCCTGGCACGCCGCCGGCGACCTTGCTCCCGCGCGTGAGGGTCGATGCGTGCAAGCCGACGATCACGCTCATCCAATACGACGGCGACGCGATTTTCGAGGGCGAGTTCGACACGTTCGACGAGCTGATGGAGCGGTTCGACGCCGCGAAGGTGAACTGGATCAATGTCGACGGCCTGCACGATCTCGGGTTGCTGAATCGGCTGGCGGGACGTTTTCACATTCATCCGCTCGCGCTCGAGGATGTGCTGAACACCACGCAGCGGCCGAAGGTCGAGCCCTACGACGAGAACATGTTCATCGTGAGCGAAATGGCCTACTTCGAGGCCGGAGCGCTCGTTTTCGAGCAGGTCAGCATGTTTCTTGGGGATGGCTATTTGCTGACCTTTCAGGAAGAGCGGGGGCGGGACGCCTTCGAGAGCGTGCGGAAGCGGCTGCGCTCCGGTCGGGGATTTGCCCGGCAGCGAAAGGCCGATTACCTCGCTTACGCGCTGCTCGATGCGATCGTGGATCAGTTTTTCCCGATCCTCGAGGACATGGGCGACGGCATCGAGGAGATCGAGGAAGAGCTGCTCGAACGGCCGAACAAGGCGACGCTGCGGCGGCTCTACGAAGCGAAGCGGCTGCTCGTGCAGATCCGTCGCGCCTCGTGGCCTCACCGGGAAATCGTGAATGCGATGATGCGGGACGAGAGCGGGCGGATCGCGATGGAGACGACGGTGTTCCTGCGCGATTGCTACGACCACATCACGCAAATCATCGACATCGTGGAAAGCTACCGCGATATCAGCGCCGGCCTCATGGATGTGTATCTTTCGAGCCTCGGCTTTCGCACGAACGAGATCATGCGCGTGCTCACGGTGGTCTCGACGTTCTTCATTCCGCTCACGTTCATTGCCGGCGTCTATGGCATGAACTTCCACTACATGCCCGAGCTCGGGTGGAAATACGGCTACCTCTATTTCTGGAGTGTGTGTGCAGCCGTGGCGGGCTTCGTCTTCTACATCGTGAAAAAGAACAAGTGGCTGTGAAAAAAGCGCTCATCCTCACCGCGGGCTTTGGAGAGGGCCACAACGCGGCGGCGCGAAATCTGCGCGACGCCCTCCTCGCGGAAAATCCCGATGCGCGCGTCGAGATGCGGGACGTCTTTCTCGAGGCCTACGGCTGGCTCAATCAGCTGTCCGTGCGCGGCTATCTCATGCTGATCAATCGCCTGCCCGGCGTGTGGAATCTCGTCTTCCAATGGCTCGATCGCTCGAGCGCGGTGTCGGACCAGATCGGCATCTTCGGGCGCGCGGCGCGGCAGTTGAATGCGCTGCTCGACGAGATGGAGCCCGATGTCGTGGTGAGCACCTACCCCGGTTACAATCATCTGCTCGATCACCTGCACAACGAGGCGGAGGACCGCGCCTTCACCCAGGTGACGATTGTGACGGACTCGCTGACGATCAATCGCGTCTGGCACACCGGCCACAGTGATTGGTATGTCGTCGCCAACGAGGCGACCGCCGAGGTGATGCGCGCGCAGGGCGTGCCGGCGGAGAAAGTGCGCGTGCTGGGATTTCCGGTGCCGGCATTTTTTGCCGAGCCGCGGGAGAAGCTTCCCGCGACTGCCGGCGAGCCGTGGCGCGTGCTGTTCATGGTGAACTCCGGCAAGCGCATCGCCGTCGAGGCCGTGCGGGAACTGCTGGCGCTCGAGGGAATCGCGCTGTCCGTCACGGTCGGCCGCGACGAAGCGCTCGAGGCTCGCATTCGCGCGCTGGGTGGAAAATCCGAGGTCTACGGGTGGACGAAGGAGTTGCCCCGGCTGATGGCTGAGGCGCATGTCGTCGTGAGCAAGGCGGGCGGCGCCACCGTTCAGGAATGCCTCGCCGCGTGCACGCCGATGATCGTCAGCCAGGTCGTGCCGGGACAGGAGGAAGGCAACGCGCGCCTCATCGCCGAATCGGCCGCGGGCGTGATTGCGGAGACGCCGGAGGCGATCGCGGCGGCTGTGCGAACGGCCTTCGCGAATGGCGGCGAGATTTGGAAGGGCTGGCACGCCGCGACGCGGGCGCTCAGTCGTCCGCACGCGGCGCGGGACGTGGCGCGCTGGATCGAGACGCTATGATCGACGCCGTGATCTTCGATATCGGCAACGTGCTGCTGAAGTTCGACTACATGGTCGCGGCGCGGCGGTTGATGGCGCACAACGGCCTCACGGAGGTGCCGGATCGCGAACCGATCGTCGCGGCGAAGGAGGCCCTCGAAGGCGGCCGCATCCAGCGCGCGGAATTCCTGCAGCTCGTGCGGCCCGAGTTTTCGCACACGGGCAGCGACGAGGAGTTCCTCGCGATGTGGGAGGACATCTTCGAGGAGAACGTGCCGATGACGCGGTTCGCCATCGGGCTTGCGGCGCGCGGAGTGCCGACATTCCTGCTGTCGAACATCTCGTGCATCCACCACGACTTCATTTTCAGCCGCTATCCGGTCTTCGCGACATTTCGCGACGGCGTGTTCTCGTATCGGGCCGGCGCGCTGAAACCCGAGCCGCGCATCTACGAAATCGCAATCACGCAGTTCGGGATCGATCCGGCGCGCACGCTTTTCATCGACGATCTTGCGGCGAACATCGCGGCGGCCGAGCAACCGGGCCTGCGCGGCCTCGTTTACGATCACCACGATCATCCCGCGGCGGCGGAGAAGCTGCGTGGATTCGGGTTCGACTTCTAGCGGCTACATTCGCTCCGGGCACTGGATGCCGAGCAGGCCGAGGCCGGTGCGCAGCGTTCGGGCGGTCAGCTCGCAGAGCGCGAGGCGCGACGCGCGGGTGGCGCCCTCGGATTTCAGCACCGGGCAGGCCTCGAAGAAGCCGTGGAACGTCGAGGCGAGCTCGTAGAGGTAGGTCGCGAGCAGGTTCGGGCGAAAATCCGCAAGCACCTGAGGCAGGACTTCGCCGAAAAGCAGGAGCTTGATCGCCAGTGCACGCTCGCTCGGCTCGACGAGGGAAACCTGCGACGGCGCGAGTTCGATGCCGGCCTCTCCGGCCTTGCGGAAGATCGAGCGGATGCGGACGTAGCTGTATTGGAGATACGGCGCGGTGTTGCCCTGGAAGCTCAGCATCTTGTCCCACGAGAAGACGTAGTCGGTCTGCCGGTGGGGTGAGAGGTCGGCGTATTTCACGGCGCCGAGACCGACGACGCGGGCGATCTCCCGGCGCTCGGCTTCGGGCAGCGCGGGATTTTTCTCGGTGACCGCGGCGAACGCGCGTTCCTCAGCCTCGTCGAGCAGCTCGGAAAGCTTGATCGTGTCGCCGCTGCGGGTCTTGAAGGGCTTGCCGTCCTCGCCGAGGATCGAGCCGAACCACGCGTGGGCGAGGTGGACGGCCGTGTCGGGGCGCCAGCGGCGGAAGATCGCGAAGAGCTGGCGGAAATGGAGCTGCTGGCGGCCGTCGGTGACGTAGACGATTTCGTCGGGCGACCAGGTTTCCAGGCGATACTCGAGCGTCGCGAGGTCGGTGGTGGTGTAGTTTGCGGCGCCGTCGCTCTTCTGAACGAGCGCGGGATTCGGACGCCAGCCGTCCTTGTCCTTCACGAGGAACGGGTCGTCCTCGGGCTTCGTCGCGCCGTCGGAAAAGACGCACCACGCGCCGTCGCTTTCGCTGGCGATGCCGAGGGCCTTGAGTTCCTCGACGACGGGCTTGAGCCGCGGGTTGTAGAAACTCTCCCCGAGCGTGACGTCGAAGCTGATGTCGAGCCGGCCGTAGATCGTGTCGAACTGCGATTGCGAGAGGCGGATCATCTCGTGCCAGAGCGCGAGATTTTTCGACTCGCCGGCCTGGAGCTGCACGAGCTCGTGGCGAACGTGGTCGAGCACGACGGGATCGGCCTTGCAGGCGGCGCTCACGTGCTTGTAGATGCGCTCCATCTCGCCGAGCGGGTCGGCGTCGAGCGCGGCCTGGTTCAGCTCGGTCTTCCAGCCGTAGAGGAGCATGCCGAATTGCGTGCCCCAGTCGCCGATGTGGTTGTCGGTGACGACATGATGCCCGAGGAAGCGGGCGACGCGAGCGAGACTGTCGCCGAGGATCGTCGAGCGAATGTGGCCGACGTGCATCGGCTTGGCGACGTTCGGCGAGCTGAAGTCGATG encodes:
- the corA gene encoding magnesium/cobalt transporter CorA — protein: MIRLNYHPPGTPPATLLPRVRVDACKPTITLIQYDGDAIFEGEFDTFDELMERFDAAKVNWINVDGLHDLGLLNRLAGRFHIHPLALEDVLNTTQRPKVEPYDENMFIVSEMAYFEAGALVFEQVSMFLGDGYLLTFQEERGRDAFESVRKRLRSGRGFARQRKADYLAYALLDAIVDQFFPILEDMGDGIEEIEEELLERPNKATLRRLYEAKRLLVQIRRASWPHREIVNAMMRDESGRIAMETTVFLRDCYDHITQIIDIVESYRDISAGLMDVYLSSLGFRTNEIMRVLTVVSTFFIPLTFIAGVYGMNFHYMPELGWKYGYLYFWSVCAAVAGFVFYIVKKNKWL
- a CDS encoding glycosyltransferase, yielding MAVKKALILTAGFGEGHNAAARNLRDALLAENPDARVEMRDVFLEAYGWLNQLSVRGYLMLINRLPGVWNLVFQWLDRSSAVSDQIGIFGRAARQLNALLDEMEPDVVVSTYPGYNHLLDHLHNEAEDRAFTQVTIVTDSLTINRVWHTGHSDWYVVANEATAEVMRAQGVPAEKVRVLGFPVPAFFAEPREKLPATAGEPWRVLFMVNSGKRIAVEAVRELLALEGIALSVTVGRDEALEARIRALGGKSEVYGWTKELPRLMAEAHVVVSKAGGATVQECLAACTPMIVSQVVPGQEEGNARLIAESAAGVIAETPEAIAAAVRTAFANGGEIWKGWHAATRALSRPHAARDVARWIETL
- a CDS encoding HAD family phosphatase; translated protein: MIDAVIFDIGNVLLKFDYMVAARRLMAHNGLTEVPDREPIVAAKEALEGGRIQRAEFLQLVRPEFSHTGSDEEFLAMWEDIFEENVPMTRFAIGLAARGVPTFLLSNISCIHHDFIFSRYPVFATFRDGVFSYRAGALKPEPRIYEIAITQFGIDPARTLFIDDLAANIAAAEQPGLRGLVYDHHDHPAAAEKLRGFGFDF
- the argS gene encoding arginine--tRNA ligase, producing MPTVRSLLEERLRAALDALSLDSSLAEVTPSADGRFGDYQSNAAMVLAKRERKNPRELGQAIAEKIDVSGLAEPPTLAGAGFLNFRLTAEFLDATATAHLADERGGVSPVATPRTIVIDFSSPNVAKPMHVGHIRSTILGDSLARVARFLGHHVVTDNHIGDWGTQFGMLLYGWKTELNQAALDADPLGEMERIYKHVSAACKADPVVLDHVRHELVQLQAGESKNLALWHEMIRLSQSQFDTIYGRLDISFDVTLGESFYNPRLKPVVEELKALGIASESDGAWCVFSDGATKPEDDPFLVKDKDGWRPNPALVQKSDGAANYTTTDLATLEYRLETWSPDEIVYVTDGRQQLHFRQLFAIFRRWRPDTAVHLAHAWFGSILGEDGKPFKTRSGDTIKLSELLDEAEERAFAAVTEKNPALPEAERREIARVVGLGAVKYADLSPHRQTDYVFSWDKMLSFQGNTAPYLQYSYVRIRSIFRKAGEAGIELAPSQVSLVEPSERALAIKLLLFGEVLPQVLADFRPNLLATYLYELASTFHGFFEACPVLKSEGATRASRLALCELTARTLRTGLGLLGIQCPERM